A genomic region of Octopus sinensis linkage group LG2, ASM634580v1, whole genome shotgun sequence contains the following coding sequences:
- the LOC115232464 gene encoding NADH dehydrogenase [ubiquinone] 1 beta subcomplex subunit 3, translating into MGGVKFEVPDWRQYKVEDAPRLQILEKRLASHGLKDPWIRNEVWRYHKKNWNPVIVNLKNSALCGFKYAFAAMVVTVLAEKLLSKRSSKKDEAHC; encoded by the exons ATGGGAGGTGTGAAATTTGAAGTTCCTGACTGGAGACAGTATAAAGTGGAAGATGCTCCACGATTACAAATTTTAGAGAAGAGACTGGCCTCCCACGGGCTAAAAGATCCATGGATTAG AAATGAAGTCTGGCGTTACCATAAAAAGAACTGGAATCCTGTTATAGTGAACTTAAAGAATTCTGCTTTATGTGGTTTTAAGTATGCTTTTGCTGCAATGGTTGTAACAGTCTTGGCTGAAAAATTACTGTCAAAAAGAAGTTCCAAGAAAGATGAAGCTCATTGTTAG